In Kordia antarctica, the following proteins share a genomic window:
- a CDS encoding CYTH domain-containing protein — protein MQEIERKFLVNNLQFKEEATNSFEIAQGYLNTHAERSVRVRIKGNQGFLTVKGKSNESGTSRFEWEKEISTADATQLLQLCEKGIIQKIRYNIPVENHTFEVDEFFGENEGLIVAEVELQHEDEAFSKPNWLGEEVTGHLKYYNSQLSKNSYKTWHHE, from the coding sequence ATGCAAGAAATAGAACGAAAATTTCTCGTTAACAATTTACAATTCAAAGAAGAAGCCACAAATTCTTTTGAAATAGCGCAAGGTTATCTCAATACACACGCCGAACGTTCGGTAAGAGTTCGGATCAAAGGAAATCAAGGGTTTTTAACTGTTAAAGGAAAATCTAACGAAAGTGGCACAAGTCGTTTTGAATGGGAAAAAGAAATTTCTACCGCAGACGCAACACAATTATTACAACTTTGCGAAAAAGGAATCATTCAAAAAATTAGATACAATATTCCTGTTGAAAATCATACTTTTGAAGTAGATGAATTTTTTGGCGAAAATGAAGGATTAATTGTTGCAGAAGTCGAATTACAACATGAAGATGAAGCGTTTTCAAAACCCAATTGGCTTGGCGAAGAAGTCACAGGACACCTAAAATATTACAACTCACAACTCAGTAAAAACTCTTATAAAACTTGGCATCATGAATAA
- the prfH gene encoding peptide chain release factor H, with protein sequence MDNQFWVQISSGSGPEECCLAVKYLTEKLTRLQNFTFSVIELVATKHQNYSSVWLRATGNSDEFKNHWQGSVQFIFKSPYRAKHPRKNWFVNVQVYAAPTHVSWSPKEVQVKTARSSGAGGQHVNKVETAVSITHIPTGIMVQASEERSQILNKKLAFARLDIAIKAQNQKQQKAMQQQKWMQHKQLQRGNPVQVFKE encoded by the coding sequence ATGGACAATCAATTTTGGGTGCAAATTTCTTCAGGATCTGGTCCTGAGGAATGTTGCCTCGCCGTAAAATACTTAACAGAAAAACTAACCCGATTGCAAAATTTCACCTTTAGCGTTATTGAATTGGTAGCTACAAAGCATCAAAATTATAGTTCGGTTTGGTTACGAGCAACTGGCAATTCGGATGAATTTAAAAACCATTGGCAAGGAAGCGTACAATTCATATTTAAAAGTCCGTATCGTGCAAAACATCCACGTAAAAACTGGTTTGTAAACGTGCAAGTATACGCAGCGCCAACGCATGTTTCTTGGTCTCCGAAAGAAGTTCAAGTGAAAACTGCGCGAAGTTCAGGAGCTGGCGGACAACATGTAAATAAAGTAGAAACGGCAGTAAGTATTACACATATTCCAACAGGAATTATGGTACAAGCAAGCGAAGAACGTTCGCAAATTTTAAATAAAAAACTAGCATTTGCACGATTGGATATTGCAATTAAAGCTCAAAATCAAAAACAGCAGAAAGCGATGCAACAACAAAAGTGGATGCAACATAAACAGTTGCAACGCGGAAATCCTGTGCAAGTTTTTAAGGAATAA
- the mce gene encoding methylmalonyl-CoA epimerase: protein MNKIEHIGIAVKDIDASNQLFAKLFNKEPYKMEEVASEGVKTSFFQLGESKIELLEATREDSPIAKFIAKKGEGVHHIAFDVTDIHAEVIRLKKEGFVVLNEIPKKGADNKLVVFLHPKSTNGTLIELCQEII from the coding sequence GTGAATAAAATAGAACATATTGGAATTGCAGTCAAAGATATTGACGCGTCCAACCAATTATTTGCAAAACTGTTCAACAAAGAACCTTATAAAATGGAAGAAGTTGCTAGCGAAGGCGTAAAAACCTCTTTCTTTCAACTAGGCGAAAGCAAAATAGAATTGTTAGAAGCTACGCGCGAAGACAGTCCTATTGCTAAATTCATTGCCAAAAAAGGCGAAGGCGTACATCACATTGCATTTGATGTTACAGACATTCACGCAGAAGTTATACGATTAAAAAAAGAAGGTTTTGTTGTGCTAAACGAAATACCTAAAAAGGGCGCAGACAACAAGTTAGTCGTCTTTTTGCATCCAAAATCAACCAATGGAACATTGATAGAATTGTGTCAAGAAATAATTTAA
- a CDS encoding ABC transporter permease translates to MNFSFYIAKRYLLSKSSQNAINIINIVTSVVVVIGALALFIVLSGFAGLKTFSLSFSNDFDPDIKIEAATGKSFRVSATQLNQLKEIPEIVSFSQVVEERVVLSLKNKHHIANIKGVDAHFREVNAMDSIMYVGNWMNSNAYDEAVIGIGVSNLLGVIAYDYSGLLEIIVPKPGTKSITSSSKSPYEKVKVTTTGIYRINEDLDTKYVFTNLSLAQELLDFEVNEITNIEFDLTPEANETAVKEKISTVFNDEIIIKNRIELNDALYKMLNTENLAIYLIFTLVLILALFNVVGAIVMMILDKRKNMKTLFSMGTTVKEIKRIFFLQGIIITVLGGLLGITLGVIVIYLQLQFKLFYITASLPYPVELKFMNCVTVFLTITILGVLASFIASNRINRNFIANA, encoded by the coding sequence TTGAATTTTTCTTTTTACATAGCCAAGCGTTATTTACTTTCTAAAAGTTCGCAAAACGCCATCAACATTATCAACATCGTCACAAGCGTGGTTGTTGTGATTGGTGCGTTGGCTTTGTTCATTGTACTTTCTGGATTTGCAGGATTGAAAACCTTCAGTTTGTCATTTAGCAACGATTTTGATCCAGATATTAAGATTGAAGCGGCTACCGGAAAGTCCTTTCGCGTAAGCGCAACACAACTAAATCAACTTAAAGAGATTCCAGAAATTGTATCGTTTTCACAAGTCGTAGAAGAACGTGTGGTTTTGAGTTTGAAGAATAAACATCATATTGCCAATATTAAAGGTGTAGATGCCCATTTTAGAGAAGTTAACGCTATGGACAGCATTATGTATGTTGGAAATTGGATGAATTCAAACGCGTACGATGAAGCCGTGATTGGTATTGGAGTTTCGAATCTTTTGGGCGTGATTGCGTATGATTATAGCGGTTTGCTGGAAATTATTGTGCCAAAACCTGGTACTAAAAGCATCACAAGCAGTTCTAAAAGTCCGTATGAAAAGGTGAAAGTGACGACGACAGGAATTTATCGAATTAATGAAGATTTGGATACTAAATACGTTTTCACGAATTTGAGTTTGGCGCAAGAATTACTTGATTTTGAAGTGAATGAGATTACTAATATTGAATTCGATTTAACGCCAGAAGCAAATGAAACTGCTGTAAAAGAGAAAATTTCTACCGTTTTTAATGATGAAATTATTATTAAGAATCGAATTGAGCTGAATGATGCGTTGTATAAGATGCTGAATACCGAGAATCTTGCGATTTACTTGATTTTTACGCTCGTGCTGATTCTTGCCTTGTTTAATGTTGTTGGCGCAATTGTGATGATGATTTTGGACAAGCGAAAGAATATGAAAACGCTGTTTAGTATGGGAACAACCGTGAAAGAAATTAAGCGCATATTTTTTCTGCAAGGAATTATTATTACCGTTTTAGGCGGATTGCTGGGAATTACCTTAGGTGTGATTGTGATTTATTTGCAATTGCAGTTTAAGCTGTTTTATATTACGGCAAGTTTGCCATATCCTGTGGAATTGAAGTTTATGAATTGCGTCACCGTATTTTTAACCATCACAATTTTAGGAGTATTGGCTTCGTTTATCGCGAGTAATCGTATTAATAGAAATTTTATTGCGAATGCTTAG
- the rbfA gene encoding 30S ribosome-binding factor RbfA, translating into MENNRQKKIASVLQKDLVDILQGAARGGGLTNIIISVTKVNVTVDLSVAKVYLSIFPHNKGKELLEGIQSNAPLIKHELAQRVRHQLRKVPSLTFYVDDSLEYIENIEQSLKRKENPIQDPDLLEKRKKS; encoded by the coding sequence ATAGAAAATAACAGACAGAAAAAAATAGCAAGTGTTTTACAAAAAGATTTGGTAGACATTTTGCAAGGCGCTGCACGCGGCGGCGGATTAACGAATATTATTATTTCGGTAACGAAAGTGAATGTTACGGTAGATCTTTCCGTGGCGAAAGTATATTTAAGCATTTTTCCACATAATAAAGGAAAGGAACTCTTGGAAGGAATTCAATCGAATGCGCCGTTGATAAAGCATGAATTGGCACAACGTGTACGACATCAGTTGCGTAAAGTTCCTAGTTTAACGTTTTACGTAGATGATTCTTTGGAATATATTGAAAATATTGAACAGTCTTTGAAAAGAAAAGAAAATCCTATCCAAGATCCTGATTTGTTAGAAAAAAGAAAGAAATCGTAA
- the dusB gene encoding tRNA dihydrouridine synthase DusB — MVKIGDIELPDFPLLLAPMEDVSDPPFRALCKEQGADVVYTEFISSEGLIRDAAKSTMKLDIYEKERPVGIQIFGANLDSMLQSVEIVEKSNPDIIDINFGCPVKKVVSKGAGAGILKDIDLMVSLTEAMVKHTKLPITVKTRLGWDHDSIKIVEVAERLQDVGCAAIAIHGRTRAQMYKGEADWHPIADVKNNPRMHIPVFGNGDINSPEKAQLMRDKFGLDGAMIGRASIGYPWFFREVKHFFETGEHRAKPTMEERVDAARRHLQMSIDWKGERLGVFETRRHYTNYFKGIPHFKEYRQRMVTTDDSEGVFKVFDEVYEAFGDHQFV, encoded by the coding sequence GTGGTTAAAATAGGAGACATAGAATTACCAGACTTTCCATTGCTTTTAGCGCCAATGGAAGATGTTAGCGATCCGCCATTCCGAGCATTATGCAAAGAACAAGGCGCAGATGTTGTATACACAGAATTTATTTCTTCGGAAGGATTAATTCGTGATGCAGCAAAAAGCACCATGAAACTTGATATTTACGAAAAAGAACGCCCTGTTGGAATTCAAATATTTGGAGCCAACTTAGATTCCATGTTGCAATCGGTTGAAATTGTAGAAAAATCAAACCCTGACATCATAGACATCAACTTTGGTTGTCCTGTAAAAAAGGTAGTAAGTAAAGGTGCTGGCGCAGGAATTTTAAAAGATATAGATTTAATGGTTTCCTTGACGGAAGCGATGGTAAAACACACCAAATTACCAATTACGGTAAAAACCCGTTTAGGTTGGGATCACGATTCTATCAAAATTGTAGAAGTTGCCGAACGTTTACAAGATGTAGGTTGCGCGGCAATTGCAATTCACGGACGAACACGCGCGCAAATGTATAAAGGAGAAGCTGATTGGCATCCGATTGCAGATGTGAAAAATAATCCAAGAATGCACATTCCTGTATTTGGAAATGGCGATATAAATTCTCCTGAAAAGGCACAACTAATGCGTGACAAATTTGGCTTAGATGGTGCTATGATTGGTAGAGCAAGTATTGGATATCCTTGGTTTTTTAGAGAAGTAAAACACTTCTTTGAAACTGGCGAACACAGAGCAAAACCAACAATGGAAGAACGTGTTGATGCTGCTCGCCGTCACTTGCAAATGTCAATTGATTGGAAAGGAGAACGTTTAGGTGTATTTGAAACTAGAAGACATTACACGAACTATTTCAAAGGAATTCCACACTTCAAAGAATACAGACAGCGCATGGTAACCACGGACGATTCTGAAGGTGTTTTCAAAGTATTTGATGAGGTGTATGAAGCTTTTGGCGATCATCAATTTGTATAG
- the dinB gene encoding DNA polymerase IV: MEFDFPLRKIIHVDMDAFYASVEELDDPSLKGKPLAVGGGSKRGVVSAANYEARKFGVRSAISGFLARKRCPELIFVPPRFDRYKEISKQIRAIFYEYTDLVEPLSLDEAYLDVTQNKKGNPSASMIAEEIRAKILKDVGLSASAGISINKFIAKVASDYNKPNGQKTVPPEEVLGFLEVLDIRKFYGVGKVTAERMYQLGIFTGKDLKTKDVEFLTEHFGKSGSFYFNVVRGIHLSTVKPNRIAKSVGAERTFSDNLTSEIFMLEKLENIATELERRLKKYDVSGKTITLKIKYSDFTTQTRSKTIPYYISAKDLILETAKELLYQEKPKDSVRLLGISLNNLNTDKKEKKQQKTEQKNSISVQLKFEF; encoded by the coding sequence ATGGAGTTTGATTTCCCTTTACGAAAAATTATTCACGTGGATATGGATGCGTTTTATGCGTCTGTAGAAGAGTTGGATGATCCGAGTTTGAAAGGAAAACCACTCGCAGTTGGCGGAGGATCTAAACGTGGCGTTGTAAGCGCGGCTAATTATGAAGCTAGAAAGTTTGGTGTGCGAAGTGCCATTAGCGGATTTTTAGCCAGAAAACGGTGTCCTGAGTTGATTTTTGTGCCACCACGATTTGATCGATATAAAGAGATTTCTAAACAGATTCGCGCTATTTTTTACGAGTATACTGATTTGGTGGAACCTTTGTCTCTTGACGAAGCGTATTTGGATGTGACGCAGAATAAGAAAGGAAATCCGAGTGCTTCGATGATTGCTGAAGAAATTCGTGCTAAAATTTTGAAAGATGTTGGTTTGTCAGCTTCCGCTGGAATTTCCATTAATAAGTTTATTGCCAAGGTTGCAAGCGATTATAATAAACCAAACGGACAAAAAACGGTTCCGCCAGAAGAAGTATTGGGTTTTTTAGAAGTATTGGATATTCGTAAGTTTTACGGCGTTGGAAAAGTGACTGCAGAACGTATGTATCAACTTGGAATTTTCACAGGAAAGGATTTGAAAACTAAAGATGTTGAATTTTTGACGGAACATTTTGGCAAATCGGGAAGCTTCTATTTTAATGTGGTGCGCGGAATTCACCTAAGTACTGTAAAACCTAATAGAATTGCAAAATCGGTTGGTGCCGAACGTACGTTTTCAGATAATTTGACCAGCGAAATTTTTATGTTAGAAAAGCTAGAGAATATCGCCACTGAACTGGAACGACGTTTGAAAAAGTATGATGTTTCTGGAAAAACCATCACATTAAAGATAAAATACAGTGATTTTACGACACAAACTCGGAGCAAAACCATTCCGTATTATATTTCAGCTAAAGATCTTATTCTGGAAACAGCTAAAGAATTATTGTATCAAGAAAAACCGAAAGATTCCGTGCGTTTGTTGGGAATTTCTTTGAATAATTTGAATACAGATAAGAAAGAAAAGAAGCAACAAAAAACTGAACAAAAAAATAGTATTTCTGTTCAGTTGAAGTTTGAGTTTTAA
- a CDS encoding M20/M25/M40 family metallo-hydrolase — protein sequence MRNKPLFGILFLAMLCSCKTERIVENHLKQDVEVLADDKLKGRATGTEGEVLAAAHISDRFKELGILPKGTNGYLQAFTFTPQTDPHAETVYSEGSDKETITGRNVIGYIDNNAENTIVIGAHYDHLGMGDEGSLYRGDPMVHNGADDNASGVAVMLHLADQLKDRNTNNNYLFIAFSGEEMGLLGSNYFVKNPTIDITKMNYMINMDMVGRLKKNKTLAIYGTGTSPVWQETIQKANVKDTIEEANTNNRFSLKLRESGVGPSDHTSFYLQDIPVLHLFTGQHVDYHKPSDDFEKLNYEGMLQISNYIYNVISEVNSKGKIAFTKTVNESDDAPRFKVTLGVIPDYLFDGKGMRIDGISENRPAQKAGLQKGDIVIQLGEHEVTEINSYMKALSTFEYGDKTIVKVNRNGEVVEAEITFFDNKKK from the coding sequence ATGCGCAACAAACCATTATTTGGAATTCTTTTTTTAGCAATGTTATGTTCTTGTAAAACAGAACGTATCGTAGAAAACCATCTCAAACAAGATGTAGAAGTTTTAGCAGATGATAAATTAAAAGGAAGAGCAACAGGAACTGAAGGCGAAGTCTTGGCAGCAGCACATATTTCAGATCGATTTAAAGAATTGGGCATTCTGCCGAAAGGCACAAACGGATATTTACAAGCGTTTACATTTACACCACAAACAGATCCGCATGCAGAAACGGTGTACAGCGAAGGAAGCGACAAAGAAACGATTACAGGAAGAAACGTGATTGGCTATATTGACAACAACGCCGAAAACACAATCGTTATTGGCGCGCATTACGATCATTTAGGAATGGGCGATGAAGGTTCGTTATATAGAGGCGATCCAATGGTGCATAATGGCGCAGATGATAACGCGAGTGGCGTTGCTGTTATGTTGCATCTGGCAGATCAATTAAAAGATAGAAATACAAATAATAACTACTTATTTATTGCTTTTTCTGGCGAAGAAATGGGCTTGTTAGGTTCTAATTACTTTGTGAAAAATCCGACGATTGATATTACAAAAATGAATTACATGATTAATATGGATATGGTTGGTCGTTTAAAGAAAAACAAAACGTTGGCTATTTACGGAACAGGAACTTCGCCTGTTTGGCAAGAAACTATTCAAAAAGCAAATGTTAAAGACACAATCGAGGAAGCAAATACTAATAACAGGTTTAGTTTGAAACTGAGAGAATCTGGTGTTGGACCGTCGGATCATACTTCTTTTTACTTGCAAGATATTCCTGTATTGCATTTATTTACAGGACAACATGTTGATTATCATAAACCATCGGATGATTTTGAAAAGTTGAATTATGAAGGAATGCTTCAAATTTCGAATTATATTTACAACGTCATTTCAGAAGTAAATTCAAAAGGAAAAATAGCGTTTACAAAAACTGTCAACGAATCGGATGATGCGCCAAGATTCAAAGTAACCTTAGGCGTAATTCCTGATTATTTGTTTGATGGAAAAGGCATGCGAATTGATGGAATTAGCGAAAATCGTCCTGCACAAAAAGCAGGTTTGCAAAAAGGCGATATTGTCATTCAATTGGGCGAACACGAAGTTACGGAGATAAATTCGTACATGAAAGCATTGTCAACATTTGAATATGGCGATAAAACCATTGTTAAGGTAAATCGTAATGGCGAAGTTGTAGAAGCTGAGATTACTTTTTTTGATAATAAGAAGAAATAG
- a CDS encoding endonuclease/exonuclease/phosphatase family protein, giving the protein MKLLFYTKRLLQLLLLLAILIRFTIKDMFHISSLLFYATPLPLIVLGLLFLLVFIKASARKYYAIFAFVLLIFWLKSSYRSTSFEDTSEALEVVVWNAYRTENFEDAFEVSENIPDVMVLVECDAYDYEKIKEKYKNYYFELNHHEIGIFSKTPIKIYYDSTKAIGVRMVHFETKNIHFYATDISANVRFFRKPVPKDILFNIKTDAKTIILGDFNMPYESMFLKNFKKKYQHAFTEKGNGFRETWFWNIPLLSLDHIWVSKDLEILKVDKILTTKSDHAMLKMYLKNDSDKK; this is encoded by the coding sequence ATGAAGCTCCTATTCTACACCAAAAGATTGTTACAACTATTGCTACTTTTAGCAATACTAATACGTTTTACCATAAAAGATATGTTTCATATATCTTCGCTACTATTTTATGCAACGCCGCTTCCGCTGATTGTACTCGGATTGTTATTTTTACTAGTATTTATAAAGGCTTCCGCCAGAAAGTACTATGCAATATTCGCGTTTGTATTGTTAATTTTTTGGTTGAAAAGTAGTTACAGAAGTACTTCGTTTGAAGACACTTCAGAAGCGTTAGAAGTTGTGGTGTGGAATGCATACCGAACAGAAAACTTTGAAGATGCCTTTGAAGTCAGCGAAAACATACCAGATGTTATGGTTTTGGTAGAATGTGATGCGTACGATTATGAAAAAATCAAGGAAAAATATAAAAATTACTACTTTGAACTGAATCATCATGAAATTGGAATATTTTCAAAAACACCCATCAAAATTTACTACGATTCAACGAAAGCAATCGGCGTCCGAATGGTTCATTTTGAGACAAAAAACATACATTTTTACGCCACAGATATCTCAGCAAATGTGAGATTTTTTAGAAAACCTGTGCCGAAAGATATCTTATTTAACATAAAAACAGATGCAAAAACAATCATTTTAGGTGACTTTAACATGCCATATGAGTCTATGTTTCTAAAAAATTTCAAAAAAAAATACCAACATGCATTTACGGAAAAAGGAAACGGATTTCGAGAGACTTGGTTTTGGAATATTCCGTTGCTTTCGCTAGATCACATCTGGGTTTCCAAAGATTTAGAAATTCTAAAAGTTGATAAAATATTAACGACAAAATCGGATCATGCAATGTTGAAAATGTACCTCAAAAATGACTCAGATAAAAAATAA
- a CDS encoding TolB family protein, which yields MTRIFVLILLCTVFSCKENTKEKTTTTTPESEETVKTATDNPLIFSEEKYFKNMHQVTFGGDNAEAYWSFDDKQLIFQSNNTNWNVSCDQMFLMNIDDTFKDTIPPMVSTGKGRTTCAYFLPDNKHIIYSSTHLVDDNCPEVPLRKNGKYIWPVYDSFDIFVADLEGNIVKQLTNEKGYDAEPTVSPKGDKIVFTSTRSGDLELYTMNIDGSDVKQITDELGYDGGAFFSPDGTKIIFRSSRPRTKAEIKEYKDLLAEGLVQPTEMELYICNADGSDLRQLTDLGNANWSPFFHPSGEKIIFSSNHESERGFPFNLYMINLDGTGLERITHSETFDAFPVFSNDGKKLAFSSNRNNGGGRDTNLFIVEWQE from the coding sequence ATGACACGTATTTTTGTTTTAATCTTACTTTGTACTGTTTTTTCATGTAAAGAAAACACAAAAGAAAAAACCACTACAACTACGCCAGAATCAGAAGAAACTGTAAAAACAGCTACTGATAATCCATTAATTTTCTCAGAAGAGAAATATTTTAAAAACATGCATCAAGTTACATTTGGCGGCGATAATGCAGAAGCATATTGGAGTTTTGACGATAAACAATTAATCTTCCAATCCAATAATACCAACTGGAATGTTTCCTGTGATCAAATGTTTTTAATGAATATTGATGATACTTTTAAAGATACAATTCCACCAATGGTAAGTACAGGAAAAGGAAGAACAACCTGTGCGTACTTTTTGCCCGATAACAAACATATAATCTATTCATCTACACATTTGGTTGATGATAATTGCCCAGAAGTTCCATTGCGTAAAAACGGAAAGTACATTTGGCCAGTATATGATTCATTTGACATTTTTGTTGCTGATTTAGAAGGAAATATTGTAAAACAATTGACCAACGAAAAAGGATACGATGCAGAACCAACCGTTTCGCCAAAAGGAGATAAAATTGTATTTACCTCAACAAGAAGCGGCGATTTAGAATTATACACTATGAATATTGACGGTTCTGATGTAAAGCAAATTACGGATGAATTGGGTTATGATGGTGGCGCATTTTTCTCACCTGACGGAACAAAAATTATCTTCCGTTCATCGCGTCCGAGAACAAAAGCGGAAATCAAAGAATACAAAGATTTATTGGCAGAAGGTTTAGTGCAGCCAACCGAAATGGAATTATACATTTGCAATGCTGACGGAAGCGATTTGCGACAATTAACCGACTTAGGAAACGCAAATTGGAGTCCGTTTTTTCATCCTTCTGGAGAAAAAATCATTTTCTCGTCTAATCATGAAAGCGAACGTGGTTTCCCATTCAATTTATACATGATTAATCTTGATGGAACAGGTTTAGAACGCATTACACATAGTGAAACGTTTGATGCTTTCCCAGTGTTTTCAAACGATGGAAAAAAATTAGCTTTTTCGTCTAACCGAAACAATGGCGGCGGAAGAGATACCAATCTTTTCATAGTAGAATGGCAGGAATAG
- a CDS encoding RtcB family protein, with the protein MAKLKLRGKDLIEIGYPQKGKVISIAIDAMLKHYRRERKDKVIQRLKSVLKNPEKYLGDGIFGKIAEELTTPVHIEAKQLETKRAPFTIFGENGIQEEAKHQLYTALKLPIARAGALMPDGHAGYGLPIGGVLATKNAVIPYGVGVDIGCRMCLSIYDIPASYLEGHKDKYVHMLQEHTKFGGFETHRSINDHEIFERTEFKEIPTVKKLFKKAYRQLGSSGGGNHFVEFGIVDVSDVNNEFNVPVGKYLGILSHSGSRGMGANIAKHYTKLAIQQTPLPGEAKNLAWLDLDTHDGQEYWLAMNLAGDYASACHHDIHKRLGKALGSRPLAMVENHHNFAWKEIVNGEELIVHRKGATPAQKGVLGIIPGSMTAPGFIVRGTGNVHSLQSASHGAGRQLSRRKAKQTITQSDIKKQLKDHGVTLIGGGIDEAPMAYKNIHHVMANQTELVEVVGSFTPKIVRMDR; encoded by the coding sequence ATGGCAAAATTAAAATTACGAGGCAAAGACCTCATCGAAATAGGATATCCTCAAAAGGGAAAAGTAATTAGTATTGCAATTGATGCGATGTTAAAACATTACAGACGCGAACGAAAAGACAAAGTAATACAGCGTTTAAAATCAGTACTTAAAAATCCTGAAAAATATTTGGGAGATGGAATTTTTGGCAAAATCGCTGAAGAATTGACAACTCCTGTACACATAGAAGCAAAACAATTAGAAACGAAACGAGCGCCGTTTACCATATTTGGCGAAAACGGAATTCAAGAAGAAGCAAAACACCAATTATACACAGCGTTAAAATTACCAATTGCAAGAGCAGGCGCATTAATGCCAGATGGACATGCAGGTTACGGTTTGCCAATTGGCGGTGTATTGGCAACTAAAAATGCTGTAATTCCGTATGGAGTTGGCGTAGATATCGGTTGCAGAATGTGTTTGTCAATCTATGATATTCCAGCTTCGTATTTGGAAGGTCACAAAGACAAATATGTACATATGCTGCAAGAACATACCAAATTTGGCGGTTTTGAAACGCATAGAAGTATCAACGATCATGAAATTTTTGAGCGGACGGAATTTAAAGAAATTCCAACGGTAAAAAAATTGTTCAAAAAGGCGTATCGGCAATTAGGTTCTTCAGGTGGCGGAAATCACTTTGTGGAATTTGGAATTGTAGACGTTTCGGATGTAAACAACGAATTCAATGTTCCTGTCGGGAAATATTTAGGAATTCTGTCACATAGCGGATCGCGCGGAATGGGCGCAAATATTGCTAAGCATTACACAAAATTAGCAATACAACAAACGCCATTGCCTGGAGAAGCGAAAAACTTAGCGTGGCTCGATTTGGATACGCACGACGGACAAGAATATTGGTTGGCAATGAATTTAGCAGGCGATTATGCTTCGGCGTGTCACCATGATATTCACAAGCGTTTGGGAAAAGCATTAGGTTCAAGACCGTTAGCAATGGTGGAAAATCATCACAATTTTGCTTGGAAAGAAATCGTAAACGGAGAAGAATTGATTGTACACAGAAAAGGAGCAACGCCAGCACAAAAAGGTGTGTTAGGAATTATTCCAGGATCTATGACAGCGCCAGGATTTATTGTTCGAGGAACAGGAAACGTGCATTCGTTGCAATCGGCTTCACATGGTGCAGGACGACAATTATCAAGGCGAAAAGCTAAGCAAACCATCACGCAAAGTGACATTAAAAAACAATTAAAAGATCACGGTGTAACTTTGATTGGTGGCGGAATTGACGAAGCGCCAATGGCATATAAAAACATTCATCATGTTATGGCAAACCAAACAGAATTAGTGGAAGTTGTCGGAAGTTTTACGCCAAAAATTGTGCGCATGGATAGATAG
- a CDS encoding YciI family protein yields the protein MNKYIFMFFVVLFCFACKQNHENDEHAHGKEHDHTSEKPHEQDADKKSTVVLKQELLNKGFKIIEFVDQKTKDTVLMQQYFMAFLKKGKNRTQNKQEADSLQRLHLDHLGKMYDLGFADISGPFGDLGDIRGITIYNVPTIEMADSLANADPMVKSGRLEIEMHPWWAKKGAPLR from the coding sequence ATGAATAAATATATCTTTATGTTTTTTGTTGTACTCTTTTGTTTTGCATGTAAACAAAATCATGAAAATGACGAACACGCACATGGAAAAGAACACGATCATACTTCTGAAAAACCCCATGAACAAGACGCAGATAAAAAATCTACAGTAGTGTTAAAACAAGAATTGCTCAACAAAGGTTTCAAAATTATTGAATTTGTAGATCAAAAAACAAAAGATACCGTTTTGATGCAACAATACTTTATGGCATTCTTGAAAAAAGGAAAAAATCGTACGCAAAATAAGCAAGAAGCAGACAGTTTGCAACGACTTCATTTAGATCATTTAGGCAAAATGTACGACTTAGGCTTTGCTGATATTTCTGGACCTTTTGGCGATTTGGGCGACATTCGCGGAATTACTATTTATAATGTACCAACTATTGAAATGGCAGACAGTTTAGCAAATGCAGATCCGATGGTAAAATCGGGGCGATTGGAAATTGAAATGCATCCTTGGTGGGCAAAAAAAGGAGCTCCGTTGCGATAA